Proteins encoded by one window of Chondromyces crocatus:
- a CDS encoding ATP-binding protein encodes MPDASTLPLALFEAARTISSELVPERLRALLTRILVQHAGAERGVLLAAGDDQGDLLSFVIAEGASARRGGASPRGLVALTERRGQWVVFADAVREQAFALDPYFSEHPARSVLCMPLEYGGQVRAVIYLEHTQAEGVFSSERIDALSVLCAQGALALHNAARYDDLGRSAMVRARELEEVHGRLVDMAHREGMAEVATVVLHNVGNALTGVNLAAQLLADRIDLMPVDRLQKSVELMTENGRDLGRFFQDDERGRLLLTFLPKLADRLGRDRAELLGGVETLLGNVEQINAIVAAQQTYAHSPRMVEEVELNELVEEALRMHGAALQRHGIEVSRAISRVPAAPLERHRVLQILVNLVSNAKDALVNSKAEPRRIRVAASLCGPDRARVVVEDNGIGLERETMSQVFQLGYSTKAGSRGLGLHWAEGAASAMGGSLSVRSDGAGQGATFTLELPVSLGGEQEHGTAERVG; translated from the coding sequence ATGCCCGACGCGAGCACGCTACCCCTCGCGCTCTTCGAAGCTGCACGGACCATCTCCTCCGAGCTCGTGCCGGAGCGGCTGCGCGCGCTGCTGACGCGGATCCTCGTCCAGCATGCTGGCGCGGAGCGCGGGGTGCTGCTCGCGGCGGGGGACGATCAGGGCGACCTGCTGTCCTTCGTCATCGCGGAGGGAGCTTCGGCGCGGCGCGGTGGCGCGAGCCCCAGGGGCCTCGTCGCGCTCACCGAGCGCAGGGGGCAATGGGTGGTGTTCGCAGACGCGGTGCGCGAGCAAGCCTTCGCGCTGGATCCTTATTTCTCCGAGCATCCTGCGCGATCGGTGCTGTGCATGCCGCTGGAGTACGGCGGCCAGGTGAGGGCGGTGATCTACCTGGAGCACACGCAGGCCGAGGGGGTGTTCTCGTCCGAGCGGATCGATGCGCTGTCCGTGCTCTGCGCTCAAGGGGCGCTCGCGCTGCATAACGCGGCGCGCTACGACGACCTGGGTCGCAGCGCGATGGTGCGTGCGCGCGAGCTGGAAGAGGTCCACGGGCGGCTGGTGGACATGGCCCACCGTGAGGGCATGGCCGAGGTGGCGACCGTGGTGCTGCACAATGTGGGGAATGCGCTGACGGGTGTGAACCTCGCCGCCCAGCTGCTGGCCGATCGCATCGATCTGATGCCGGTCGACCGCCTCCAGAAGAGCGTGGAGCTGATGACGGAGAACGGGCGCGACCTCGGGCGCTTCTTCCAGGACGATGAACGAGGGCGGCTGCTGCTCACGTTCCTTCCCAAGCTGGCCGATCGGCTCGGGCGCGACCGCGCGGAGCTGCTCGGGGGCGTGGAGACGCTGCTCGGCAACGTGGAGCAGATCAACGCCATCGTCGCAGCTCAGCAGACCTACGCGCACAGCCCCCGCATGGTGGAGGAGGTGGAGCTGAACGAGCTGGTGGAGGAGGCCTTGCGGATGCACGGCGCTGCGCTCCAGCGGCACGGGATCGAGGTCTCGCGCGCCATCTCGCGGGTGCCCGCGGCGCCGCTGGAGCGCCATCGCGTGCTGCAGATCCTGGTGAATCTGGTGAGCAACGCCAAGGACGCGCTGGTAAACTCGAAGGCAGAGCCGCGGCGCATCCGGGTCGCGGCCTCTCTCTGTGGTCCGGACCGGGCGCGCGTCGTCGTCGAGGACAACGGCATCGGGCTGGAGCGAGAGACGATGAGCCAGGTGTTCCAGCTCGGGTACTCGACGAAGGCGGGGAGTCGAGGCCTCGGGCTGCACTGGGCAGAGGGCGCGGCGAGTGCGATGGGAGGATCGTTGTCGGTACGGAGTGATGGTGCAGGGCAGGGGGCGACCTTCACGCTGGAGCTTCCGGTGTCGCTCGGTGGGGAGCAGGAGCACGGGACGGCGGAGCGCGTCGGATGA
- a CDS encoding STAS domain-containing protein has protein sequence MRFDVTSVYRGEDGIEAARRAREEGAPFSLAFVDVRMPAGIDGVETLERIWGEDPEMQAVICTAHAEVSWNRILARLGAPQRFLVLKKPFDAVEVRQMACALTEKWLQEANLRQGEARTRAMLIAVPDAMLRVSTEGRCEDLRAVGAPQLELDDMLPGQAAVAAREAVASVLAGGPTEVFEVEREDLGRLYEARVARAGEGDALLLLRDVTDRRRAELAAAQRQLHEETIAAQAEMMLALSTPLLPIHEDVVVMPLVGALDSRRVEKVREVLIQGVADRGVSIAILDMTGVPSLDAELVDEIVATARAIRLLGAESVLTGLGSGVARTLVEQGADLGGIRIHRDLGAGVAYALRARGGRAARS, from the coding sequence ATGCGCTTCGACGTGACGAGCGTCTACCGCGGCGAGGACGGAATCGAGGCCGCGCGGCGCGCCCGCGAAGAGGGGGCGCCCTTCTCTCTGGCCTTCGTGGACGTGCGGATGCCAGCGGGCATCGACGGTGTCGAGACGCTGGAGCGGATCTGGGGCGAGGATCCCGAGATGCAGGCCGTGATCTGCACGGCCCACGCCGAGGTTTCGTGGAACCGCATCCTGGCGCGCCTCGGCGCTCCGCAGCGCTTCCTGGTGCTGAAGAAGCCCTTCGACGCGGTCGAGGTGCGGCAGATGGCCTGCGCGCTGACGGAGAAATGGTTGCAGGAGGCGAACCTGCGTCAGGGGGAGGCGAGGACGCGGGCGATGCTGATCGCGGTCCCCGACGCGATGCTGCGCGTGTCGACCGAGGGCCGCTGCGAAGATCTGAGGGCCGTCGGGGCGCCGCAGCTCGAGCTGGACGACATGCTCCCCGGGCAGGCGGCGGTCGCCGCACGCGAGGCGGTCGCGTCGGTGCTCGCCGGGGGGCCGACGGAGGTGTTCGAGGTCGAGCGCGAGGATCTGGGGCGGCTGTACGAAGCGCGCGTGGCCCGCGCTGGAGAGGGCGACGCGCTGTTGCTGCTGCGCGATGTGACGGACCGGCGCCGCGCCGAGCTGGCGGCCGCGCAGCGGCAGCTCCACGAAGAGACGATCGCCGCCCAGGCCGAGATGATGCTGGCGCTCTCGACTCCGCTCTTGCCCATCCACGAGGACGTGGTGGTGATGCCCCTCGTCGGCGCGCTCGACTCCCGCCGCGTGGAGAAGGTGCGGGAGGTGCTGATCCAGGGGGTGGCCGATCGCGGCGTGTCCATCGCGATCCTCGACATGACGGGCGTCCCCTCTCTCGACGCGGAGCTCGTGGACGAGATCGTCGCCACTGCGCGCGCCATTCGGCTCCTGGGGGCCGAGAGCGTCTTGACCGGGCTGGGGAGCGGCGTGGCGCGCACCCTCGTCGAGCAAGGTGCAGACCTGGGAGGGATCCGCATTCACCGGGATCTGGGGGCGGGCGTTGCGTATGCGTTGCGGGCGCGGGGCGGTCGGGCCGCGCGGAGCTGA
- a CDS encoding serine/threonine protein kinase produces MITILRDDEALDELLGSSLTSGAAPDVRYQIMRRAGVGTMFASFYALRIAPEGESPVVVKILRPSFSRQLGATAEVVVRKEAESLRRLNERVPPTPFVVRLIDTGLVELQRGMRMQTLPWITIEYVHGGTQGTTLQERVESTIEATGTAFDPGRAMRAVECMAAGLTAVHEVGVIHRDLTPERILCCGAGVDEVFKISEFGLARPKGVKETLGIGAIEMEGVRPMELLSGSSELGPWTDLFGFAGVVYFLLTGEPLFPQRRAAEVLAAVTSRTRRSVLEGRWLHPALRAQESACKSIDLALRWATAPTPDERLQEAESLAAMLVPYLKPVASVPLLSAATPSVSAPPLPSQRPPAAPQAMDLGSARPGPSWMRQTIQVRRTSTAAPPVVVPAPAPLPADTEDFAERMTIPSMPPLLAPLTPAFQGFQGMPAGPPAGALPPGGTFTGSEVWRWSVLNQRSIEGVVRSVGWDGYGRCLAATSEGLLFWNGTSWSIAEAAQLPAARGIRFVQRVAAGRWLVGGDGATLATYTTGGVANVTHRAGATEHYLALSGDDEDIGVLASAAPGAPIMLQTFIGKRWMRAYEIAGMAHLSGLARIGDDQWLVVGRGQHGLGVVARYVPLEWFLEYLPVPEVRAFLAGAATPDLGLGLVTGVDGTAIWYHEGHITTETVDARFDLSAVALSPDGTAWAASARRIWCRTPAPPGEGVWTCVWKDDSAVAPIVSLFVDSGVALVVTADGGVLEGRAA; encoded by the coding sequence GTGATCACGATCCTTCGCGATGACGAGGCCCTGGATGAACTGCTCGGGTCCAGCCTGACGAGCGGCGCCGCGCCCGATGTGCGCTACCAGATCATGCGCCGGGCCGGCGTGGGGACCATGTTCGCCTCGTTCTACGCGCTCCGGATCGCGCCCGAGGGCGAGAGCCCCGTCGTGGTGAAGATTCTCCGCCCCTCGTTCTCCCGTCAGCTGGGCGCCACGGCGGAGGTGGTGGTCCGCAAGGAGGCCGAGTCGCTCCGGCGCCTGAACGAGCGGGTGCCGCCCACCCCGTTCGTCGTGCGGCTCATCGACACGGGCCTGGTGGAGCTGCAGCGCGGGATGCGCATGCAGACCTTGCCCTGGATCACCATCGAGTACGTCCACGGGGGGACGCAAGGGACGACGCTCCAGGAGCGCGTCGAGAGCACCATCGAGGCGACCGGGACCGCGTTCGACCCGGGGCGCGCGATGCGGGCGGTGGAATGCATGGCCGCTGGCCTCACCGCCGTCCACGAGGTGGGGGTGATCCACCGTGATCTCACCCCGGAGCGCATCCTCTGCTGCGGCGCTGGTGTGGACGAGGTTTTCAAGATCAGCGAGTTCGGCCTGGCGCGGCCGAAGGGGGTCAAGGAAACGCTGGGGATCGGGGCCATCGAGATGGAGGGGGTCCGGCCCATGGAGCTGCTCTCCGGCTCGAGCGAGCTGGGCCCCTGGACCGACCTGTTCGGCTTCGCGGGGGTCGTCTACTTCCTGCTCACGGGCGAGCCCCTCTTTCCGCAACGGCGCGCCGCCGAGGTGCTGGCCGCGGTCACCTCGCGGACGCGCCGCAGCGTGCTGGAGGGGCGCTGGCTCCATCCTGCGCTCCGCGCGCAGGAGTCGGCGTGCAAGTCCATCGACCTCGCTCTCCGCTGGGCCACGGCCCCGACGCCCGACGAGCGGCTGCAGGAGGCCGAGAGCCTGGCGGCGATGCTGGTGCCTTACCTCAAGCCCGTCGCCTCGGTCCCGCTGCTCAGCGCGGCGACCCCCAGCGTCTCGGCGCCGCCGCTGCCTTCGCAGCGCCCGCCGGCCGCGCCTCAGGCCATGGATCTCGGCTCCGCGCGCCCTGGCCCATCCTGGATGCGGCAGACCATCCAGGTGCGGCGCACCTCGACCGCGGCCCCTCCGGTGGTCGTCCCGGCGCCCGCACCGCTCCCGGCCGACACCGAGGACTTCGCGGAGCGCATGACCATCCCCTCCATGCCCCCGCTCCTGGCGCCGCTCACCCCGGCCTTCCAGGGCTTCCAGGGCATGCCGGCGGGCCCTCCCGCCGGCGCGCTCCCACCGGGGGGCACGTTCACGGGCAGCGAGGTGTGGCGCTGGAGCGTCTTGAACCAGCGCAGCATCGAGGGGGTCGTGCGCAGCGTGGGGTGGGACGGCTACGGCCGCTGCCTGGCCGCGACGAGCGAGGGCCTGCTCTTCTGGAACGGGACGAGCTGGTCGATCGCCGAGGCCGCGCAGCTCCCGGCGGCGCGAGGCATCCGCTTCGTCCAGCGGGTCGCCGCTGGACGCTGGTTGGTCGGCGGTGACGGCGCGACCCTCGCCACCTACACCACGGGCGGCGTGGCCAACGTCACGCACCGCGCCGGCGCCACCGAGCACTACCTCGCGCTCAGCGGCGATGACGAGGACATCGGCGTGCTCGCCTCCGCCGCTCCTGGGGCTCCCATCATGCTCCAGACCTTCATCGGCAAGCGCTGGATGCGGGCGTACGAGATCGCCGGCATGGCCCACCTGTCGGGCCTGGCGCGCATCGGCGACGATCAGTGGCTGGTGGTGGGCCGCGGCCAGCACGGCCTCGGGGTGGTCGCGCGTTACGTCCCGCTGGAGTGGTTCCTGGAGTACCTCCCGGTCCCCGAGGTGCGCGCCTTCCTCGCTGGCGCCGCGACGCCGGACCTGGGCCTCGGTCTGGTGACGGGCGTGGATGGAACGGCCATCTGGTACCACGAGGGGCACATCACCACGGAGACCGTGGACGCGCGCTTCGATCTCTCGGCGGTCGCCCTTTCCCCCGACGGGACCGCCTGGGCCGCGTCGGCCCGGCGCATCTGGTGTCGAACCCCGGCGCCTCCCGGGGAGGGCGTGTGGACGTGCGTCTGGAAGGACGACAGCGCCGTCGCGCCCATCGTCTCGCTGTTCGTGGACTCCGGCGTCGCCCTCGTGGTGACGGCCGACGGCGGCGTGCTGGAGGGGCGCGCCGCCTGA
- a CDS encoding sensor histidine kinase gives MKLTRKLVVMLFLGVFVVLAVHSYVRIRRELGLFEIDMQRDAHIIGRVLSEAAYEVWLSDGRERALQLIADANDREDHVAIRYIALPLQSAAEPPLVPVEALEPVLRGEKVVLKATPPDAPEMLVTYVPLLAEGELGALELAESLAGEQRYIQRTIRNTALATAAVALFCGLLATVVGVWLVGRPMQHLIRQARRVGGGDLRVDPPVAQDDEIGELSREMNAMCVRLAAAQERILAETTARLTAIDQLRHADRLVTVGKLASGVAHELGAPLQVVTGRARMICDDDMPHAEAEANALIIVEQGNRMAEIIRQLLDFARRRGADKAPVGVRRLLGRTCDMLGPLAEKQGVDIDLEAAEGEGDIVLDVDEAQLGQALTNLVMNAIQALPEGGHIRTGVRRECARPPADVGGDEAEHVCIYVEDEGEGMTAETLEHIFEPFFTTKQVGEGTGLGLSVAWGIVREHDGWIDVQSTEGQGSKFSIYLPAVG, from the coding sequence ATGAAGCTCACCCGGAAGCTCGTCGTGATGCTCTTCCTGGGGGTCTTCGTCGTGCTGGCCGTGCACTCCTATGTGCGCATCCGCCGTGAACTCGGCCTCTTCGAGATCGACATGCAGCGCGACGCCCACATCATCGGGCGCGTCCTCTCCGAGGCTGCGTACGAGGTCTGGCTCTCCGACGGCCGCGAGCGCGCGCTTCAGCTCATCGCCGACGCCAACGACCGCGAGGACCACGTCGCCATCCGCTACATCGCGCTCCCCCTCCAGAGCGCTGCGGAGCCGCCCCTCGTCCCCGTCGAGGCCCTCGAACCCGTGCTGCGCGGCGAGAAGGTGGTCCTCAAGGCGACCCCTCCGGACGCGCCCGAGATGCTGGTGACCTACGTTCCGCTCCTCGCGGAGGGGGAGCTGGGGGCCCTGGAGCTTGCGGAGTCCCTCGCCGGAGAGCAGCGCTACATCCAGCGCACCATCCGCAACACGGCGCTCGCCACCGCCGCGGTCGCCCTCTTCTGTGGCCTCCTGGCCACCGTGGTCGGCGTCTGGCTGGTCGGGCGGCCGATGCAGCACCTCATCCGTCAGGCGCGCCGCGTCGGCGGCGGCGACCTGCGCGTCGACCCTCCGGTCGCCCAGGACGACGAGATCGGTGAGCTGTCCCGGGAAATGAACGCCATGTGCGTGCGCCTCGCCGCCGCCCAGGAGCGCATCCTCGCCGAGACCACCGCCCGCCTCACCGCCATCGACCAGCTCCGCCACGCCGATCGCCTCGTCACCGTCGGCAAGCTCGCCTCCGGCGTCGCCCACGAGCTGGGGGCGCCTCTCCAGGTCGTCACCGGGCGCGCCAGGATGATCTGCGACGACGACATGCCGCACGCCGAGGCCGAGGCCAACGCCTTGATCATCGTCGAGCAAGGCAACCGCATGGCCGAGATCATCCGGCAGCTCCTCGACTTCGCACGCCGCCGTGGTGCCGACAAAGCGCCCGTCGGCGTGCGGCGGCTGCTCGGCAGGACCTGCGATATGCTCGGTCCCCTGGCGGAGAAGCAGGGCGTGGACATCGACCTCGAAGCAGCCGAAGGCGAAGGCGACATCGTCCTCGATGTCGACGAAGCGCAGCTCGGGCAGGCGCTCACCAACCTGGTGATGAACGCCATCCAGGCCCTCCCCGAGGGCGGGCACATCCGCACGGGGGTCCGACGCGAGTGCGCGCGCCCCCCGGCGGACGTGGGCGGCGACGAGGCGGAGCACGTGTGCATCTACGTCGAGGATGAAGGAGAGGGGATGACGGCCGAGACCCTGGAGCACATCTTCGAGCCCTTCTTCACCACCAAGCAGGTGGGGGAGGGGACGGGCCTCGGCCTCTCCGTCGCCTGGGGCATCGTGCGTGAACACGACGGCTGGATCGACGTCCAGAGCACCGAGGGGCAAGGCAGCAAGTTCTCCATCTACCTCCCGGCGGTCGGGTGA
- a CDS encoding sigma-54-dependent transcriptional regulator: MSGRVLIVDDERSVGELLESGLKKRGFQVKSCTSGDAALALLAEEEFDAVVTDLRMKGMDGLSLCERIVANRPDVPVLVITAFGSLESAIAAIRAGAYDFLTKPFELEVLRLALVRAIRHRALREEVKRLRQAAAASQGYGEMLGASAPMRKVYDLIDRVAEVDTSVLVTGESGTGKELVARALHRRSPRRDGPFIAVNCAAVPEPLLESELFGHAKGAFTDAKGARQGLFFQASGGTLFLDEIGDMPLGLQPKLLRALQERRARPLGATEERPFDIRVVAATNSDIEAAVEERRFREDLYYRINVVHVELPPLRSRGSDVLLMAQHFVERFAASTGHRVTGLSAPAAEKLLSYSWPGNVRELSNCIERAVALARYEQIAVEDLPQKIQRYQIRDLVPVTEDPAELLPMDEVERRYIARVLEAVQGNKTIAAKVLGFDRATLYRKLARYGDPTAG; the protein is encoded by the coding sequence ATGTCGGGCCGGGTCCTCATCGTCGACGACGAGCGGAGCGTGGGGGAGCTGCTCGAATCTGGTCTGAAGAAGCGCGGCTTCCAGGTGAAGAGCTGCACCTCCGGCGACGCGGCCCTGGCGTTGCTCGCCGAGGAAGAGTTCGATGCGGTGGTCACCGACCTCCGCATGAAGGGCATGGACGGCCTCTCCCTCTGCGAGCGCATCGTCGCCAACCGCCCCGACGTCCCCGTCCTGGTGATCACCGCCTTCGGAAGCCTGGAGTCGGCCATCGCCGCCATCCGGGCCGGCGCCTACGACTTCCTGACCAAGCCCTTCGAGCTGGAGGTCCTCCGGCTCGCCCTCGTCCGCGCCATCCGCCACCGCGCCCTCCGCGAGGAGGTGAAGCGTCTCCGCCAGGCCGCGGCAGCCTCGCAAGGCTACGGCGAAATGCTCGGGGCGAGCGCGCCCATGCGCAAGGTCTACGACCTCATCGACCGCGTGGCCGAGGTCGACACCTCGGTGCTCGTCACCGGCGAGAGCGGTACCGGCAAGGAGCTGGTCGCGCGCGCCCTCCACCGTCGCAGTCCGCGACGCGACGGTCCCTTCATCGCCGTCAACTGCGCCGCCGTCCCCGAGCCCCTGCTGGAGAGCGAGCTGTTCGGCCACGCCAAAGGCGCCTTCACCGACGCCAAGGGCGCCCGCCAGGGCCTCTTCTTCCAGGCCAGCGGCGGCACCCTCTTCCTCGACGAGATCGGCGACATGCCCCTGGGCCTCCAGCCCAAGCTCCTCCGCGCCCTCCAGGAGCGCCGCGCGAGGCCGCTCGGCGCCACCGAGGAGCGCCCCTTCGACATCCGCGTCGTCGCCGCGACGAACAGCGACATCGAGGCCGCCGTCGAGGAGCGCCGGTTCCGCGAGGACCTCTACTACCGCATCAACGTCGTCCACGTGGAGCTGCCGCCCCTGCGCTCCCGGGGCAGCGACGTGCTCCTCATGGCACAGCACTTCGTCGAGCGCTTCGCCGCCTCCACCGGCCACCGGGTCACCGGGCTGTCCGCGCCGGCCGCCGAGAAGCTCCTCTCCTACAGCTGGCCGGGCAACGTGCGCGAGCTGTCGAACTGCATCGAGCGCGCCGTGGCGCTCGCGCGCTACGAGCAGATCGCCGTCGAGGACCTTCCCCAGAAGATCCAGCGCTACCAGATCCGCGACCTCGTTCCCGTCACCGAGGACCCGGCGGAGCTCTTGCCGATGGACGAGGTCGAGCGTCGGTACATCGCGCGCGTTCTGGAGGCCGTGCAGGGAAACAAGACGATCGCGGCCAAGGTCCTCGGCTTCGACCGCGCCACGCTCTACCGAAAGCTCGCGCGTTACGGCGACCCGACCGCCGGCTGA
- a CDS encoding response regulator — translation MLFVSAMSASTPHDLEPAACVQDPAPGQRQRNRNQSQRAHVLLAEEDSEVLRLLSYALRRDGHAVTEVRSGEALLRHLASTVADSLMFEPPDVIVSGVQLPGFSESDVLEGLLSVGGSLPIIYITAFNDRELQAKARELGAIAVFRKPFDLDDLRTVVLNLARLQRDF, via the coding sequence GTGCTCTTCGTCTCGGCCATGAGCGCGAGCACCCCGCACGACCTGGAACCCGCCGCGTGCGTCCAGGATCCGGCGCCGGGACAGCGCCAGCGGAACCGAAACCAGAGCCAGCGCGCCCATGTGCTCCTGGCCGAGGAAGACAGCGAAGTACTCCGGCTGCTCTCCTATGCCCTCCGGCGTGACGGTCACGCCGTCACCGAGGTCCGCAGCGGCGAAGCGCTGCTCCGGCACCTCGCGTCCACGGTCGCCGACAGCCTCATGTTCGAGCCGCCGGACGTGATCGTCTCCGGCGTGCAGCTCCCCGGCTTCAGCGAGAGCGACGTGCTCGAGGGCCTCCTGAGCGTCGGCGGCTCGCTGCCCATCATCTACATCACCGCGTTCAACGACCGCGAACTCCAGGCCAAGGCCCGCGAGCTCGGCGCCATCGCGGTGTTCCGCAAGCCTTTCGATCTCGACGACCTGCGCACGGTGGTTCTCAACCTGGCGCGCCTTCAACGTGATTTTTGA
- a CDS encoding OmpA family protein, with the protein MNKVFPLLTAFLMAAGMMGCASEPTPKPNTANDSALQGPNGAGNGAQNKGEGSVQVDDRIAKACSLPTAYFAFDSSRLDKGSQPTLDAIATCFSSGPLKGRGMMIVGHADPRGELEYNFALGHKRASSVAQYIQRRGVSAGKIGTSSKGELDATGDDESGWAKDRRVQVLLVD; encoded by the coding sequence ATGAACAAGGTGTTCCCGCTTCTGACCGCGTTCCTGATGGCTGCTGGCATGATGGGCTGCGCTTCCGAGCCGACGCCCAAGCCGAACACGGCCAACGACAGCGCCCTGCAGGGTCCCAATGGCGCGGGCAACGGCGCTCAGAACAAGGGTGAGGGCTCCGTGCAGGTCGACGACCGCATCGCCAAGGCCTGCTCGCTGCCCACCGCCTACTTCGCGTTCGACTCGTCGCGGCTCGACAAGGGCTCGCAGCCGACCCTCGACGCCATCGCCACCTGCTTCTCCTCCGGCCCGCTCAAGGGCCGCGGCATGATGATCGTCGGTCACGCGGACCCGCGCGGGGAGCTCGAGTACAACTTCGCGCTCGGCCACAAGCGCGCCAGCTCCGTCGCCCAGTACATCCAGCGGCGTGGCGTCAGCGCTGGCAAGATCGGCACCTCCTCCAAGGGAGAGCTCGACGCGACCGGCGACGACGAGTCCGGCTGGGCCAAGGATCGCCGCGTCCAGGTCCTCCTCGTCGACTGA